In Helianthus annuus cultivar XRQ/B chromosome 9, HanXRQr2.0-SUNRISE, whole genome shotgun sequence, the following are encoded in one genomic region:
- the LOC110899923 gene encoding metacaspase-1 isoform X2, whose product MSSVTEHTCCSDCQEFVSDDGDKCLQSNKERAKFISHTKGPHIFFDKLFHRRDTPNSNVLSSYEEATLESIRNWETTKGKRAVLCGVAYNKQKYKLKGTNYDVINMRELLGSQFCFPSSSIHILIEMDSHPHPTKRNIQEALKWLVKDNQPGDSLVFYFSGHGLRKPDFFEDELDGFNETICPVDFRTAGMITDNDINDTIVRPLKNGVKLHAIIDSCHSGTILDLQDVYSTKKKLWLDNSSPSGVYKGTSGGHAISISACEDNQLAADTSAFSDCGKQMEGAMTYTFKKALMEKPRVSYAGLLASMHKDILTAKEKGFSLRGLFHRQRLQEPVLSSSKVFDVNEPFVL is encoded by the exons ATGTCATCAGTGACTGAACATACATGCTGCTCTGATTGTCAAGAATTTGTTTCAGACGATGGAGACAAGTGCTTACAGTCGAATAAAGAGCGCGCTAAGTTCATCAGTCATACAAAGGGCCCGCATATTTTCTTTGATAAGTTGTTTCACAGGAGAGACACTCCGAATTCAAATGTGCTAAGTAGTTACGAGGAGGCAACTCTCGAGTCAATAAGGAACTGGGAAACCACAAAAGGGAAGCGGGCAGTTCTTTGTGGCGTGGCATACAATAAACAGAAGTATAAACTTAAAGGAACTAATTATGATGTGATCAACATGCGGGAATTACTAGGTTCACAGTTTTGTTTTCCAAGTAGTTCTATCCACAttcttatag AAATGGACTCGCACCCGCATCCAACAAAAAGGAACATCCAAGAAGCTTTGAAGTGGCTTGTGAAGGACAACCAACCAGGCGACTCGCTGGTGTTCTATTTCTCAGGTCATGGCTTAAGGAAACCGGATTTCTTTGAGGATGAACTTGATGGATTTAATGAAACAATATGTCCTGTAGATTTTAGAACTGCAGGAATGATCACTGATAATGATATTAATGACACTATTGTTAGACCGCTCAAGAATGGTGTCAAACTGCATGCCATTATTGATTCTTGTCACAGTGGAACAATTCTTGATCTACAAGATGTCTATAGCACAAAAAA GAAACTTTGGTTAGATAATAGCTCTCCATCTGGTGTTTATAAAGGAACTAGTGGTGGACATGCCATTTCTATCAGTGCATGTGAAGATAATCAACTTGCTGCAGATACATCT GCTTTCTCAGACTGCGGAAAGCAGATGGAAGGAGCCATGACATACACATTTAAGAAAGCACTTATGGAGAAGCCACGTGTGAGTTATGCTGGTCTCCTGGCTTCAATGCATAAAGACATTTTGACTGCTAAGGAAAAAGGTTTCAGTCTTCGGGGACTGTTTCATCGCCAAAGACTACAG GAGCCTGTATTATCATCTTCCAAAGTTTTTGATGTAAATGAGCCCTTTGTGCTCTAA
- the LOC110899923 gene encoding metacaspase-1 isoform X3 has translation MSSVTEHTCCSDCQEFVSDDGDKCLQSNKERAKFISHTKGPHIFFDKLFHRRDTPNSNVLSSYEEATLESIRNWETTKGKRAVLCGVAYNKQKYKLKGTNYDVINMRELLGSQFCFPSSSIHILIEMDSHPHPTKRNIQEALKWLVKDNQPGDSLVFYFSGHGLRKPDFFEDELDGFNETICPVDFRTAGMITDNDINDTIVRPLKNGVKLHAIIDSCHSGTILDLQDVYSTKKKLWLDNSSPSGVYKGTSGGHAISISACEDNQLAADTSTAESRWKEP, from the exons ATGTCATCAGTGACTGAACATACATGCTGCTCTGATTGTCAAGAATTTGTTTCAGACGATGGAGACAAGTGCTTACAGTCGAATAAAGAGCGCGCTAAGTTCATCAGTCATACAAAGGGCCCGCATATTTTCTTTGATAAGTTGTTTCACAGGAGAGACACTCCGAATTCAAATGTGCTAAGTAGTTACGAGGAGGCAACTCTCGAGTCAATAAGGAACTGGGAAACCACAAAAGGGAAGCGGGCAGTTCTTTGTGGCGTGGCATACAATAAACAGAAGTATAAACTTAAAGGAACTAATTATGATGTGATCAACATGCGGGAATTACTAGGTTCACAGTTTTGTTTTCCAAGTAGTTCTATCCACAttcttatag AAATGGACTCGCACCCGCATCCAACAAAAAGGAACATCCAAGAAGCTTTGAAGTGGCTTGTGAAGGACAACCAACCAGGCGACTCGCTGGTGTTCTATTTCTCAGGTCATGGCTTAAGGAAACCGGATTTCTTTGAGGATGAACTTGATGGATTTAATGAAACAATATGTCCTGTAGATTTTAGAACTGCAGGAATGATCACTGATAATGATATTAATGACACTATTGTTAGACCGCTCAAGAATGGTGTCAAACTGCATGCCATTATTGATTCTTGTCACAGTGGAACAATTCTTGATCTACAAGATGTCTATAGCACAAAAAA GAAACTTTGGTTAGATAATAGCTCTCCATCTGGTGTTTATAAAGGAACTAGTGGTGGACATGCCATTTCTATCAGTGCATGTGAAGATAATCAACTTGCTGCAGATACATCT ACTGCGGAAAGCAGATGGAAGGAGCCATGA
- the LOC110899923 gene encoding metacaspase-1 isoform X1 gives MSSVTEHTCCSDCQEFVSDDGDKCLQSNKERAKFISHTKGPHIFFDKLFHRRDTPNSNVLSSYEEATLESIRNWETTKGKRAVLCGVAYNKQKYKLKGTNYDVINMRELLGSQFCFPSSSIHILIEMDSHPHPTKRNIQEALKWLVKDNQPGDSLVFYFSGHGLRKPDFFEDELDGFNETICPVDFRTAGMITDNDINDTIVRPLKNGVKLHAIIDSCHSGTILDLQDVYSTKKKLWLDNSSPSGVYKGTSGGHAISISACEDNQLAADTSAFSDCGKQMEGAMTYTFKKALMEKPRVSYAGLLASMHKDILTAKEKGFSLRGLFHRQRLQKSQSFKRLIGFVLIKLDYKDSRDQ, from the exons ATGTCATCAGTGACTGAACATACATGCTGCTCTGATTGTCAAGAATTTGTTTCAGACGATGGAGACAAGTGCTTACAGTCGAATAAAGAGCGCGCTAAGTTCATCAGTCATACAAAGGGCCCGCATATTTTCTTTGATAAGTTGTTTCACAGGAGAGACACTCCGAATTCAAATGTGCTAAGTAGTTACGAGGAGGCAACTCTCGAGTCAATAAGGAACTGGGAAACCACAAAAGGGAAGCGGGCAGTTCTTTGTGGCGTGGCATACAATAAACAGAAGTATAAACTTAAAGGAACTAATTATGATGTGATCAACATGCGGGAATTACTAGGTTCACAGTTTTGTTTTCCAAGTAGTTCTATCCACAttcttatag AAATGGACTCGCACCCGCATCCAACAAAAAGGAACATCCAAGAAGCTTTGAAGTGGCTTGTGAAGGACAACCAACCAGGCGACTCGCTGGTGTTCTATTTCTCAGGTCATGGCTTAAGGAAACCGGATTTCTTTGAGGATGAACTTGATGGATTTAATGAAACAATATGTCCTGTAGATTTTAGAACTGCAGGAATGATCACTGATAATGATATTAATGACACTATTGTTAGACCGCTCAAGAATGGTGTCAAACTGCATGCCATTATTGATTCTTGTCACAGTGGAACAATTCTTGATCTACAAGATGTCTATAGCACAAAAAA GAAACTTTGGTTAGATAATAGCTCTCCATCTGGTGTTTATAAAGGAACTAGTGGTGGACATGCCATTTCTATCAGTGCATGTGAAGATAATCAACTTGCTGCAGATACATCT GCTTTCTCAGACTGCGGAAAGCAGATGGAAGGAGCCATGACATACACATTTAAGAAAGCACTTATGGAGAAGCCACGTGTGAGTTATGCTGGTCTCCTGGCTTCAATGCATAAAGACATTTTGACTGCTAAGGAAAAAGGTTTCAGTCTTCGGGGACTGTTTCATCGCCAAAGACTACAG AAATCACAGAGCTTTAAGAGGTTAATAGGATTCGTATTGATCAAGCTGGACTATAAAGATAGCCGCGACCAATAA
- the LOC110902082 gene encoding uncharacterized protein LOC110902082, with protein sequence MEAYVDDLVIKSKTEYQMLDDIQETFKNLKKVNMKLNLEKCSFGFEKGKFLGHIVGKQSIKANPNKVKAVLETKPPRSKKEVESLNGKLAALKPEEAFNQMKQHLASLPNIAAPETGELISVYLSVAEEAISAVLTSERDKVQTTNNEAEYEALIAGLRLAKEMKVEKLEVFTDSLLVSSQVNDSYVAKEPNMKKYKEKSKELMNTFQTCTIKQIPWSQNKKADALSKLATLTFAHLTKKVLVEVLKTPSIEEPEVQDVITEEGTNWMTPIKKFLKNGELPTDQAEAERYLIKEVHEGICGAHFGARSVVAKLMNLGYFWPTMHRDTIEQRKRDSCQIHALVPKSPKHDLVPITSAWPFHKWGMDIVGPFPPAKGGVKFLLVAIDYFTKWPEVKPLAKIMGRQVIDFVWENIICRYGLSRVLITDNGKQFAEKPFSVWCKEYRIAQVFSSVAYPQSNGQVERMNITIVERIKARLGSRDSS encoded by the exons ATGGAAGCATATGTCGATGATTTGGTAATCAAAAGCAAAACAGAATATCAAATGCTCgatgacatccaagaaaccttcaagaacCTAAAGAAGGTCAACATGAAACTCAACCTCGAGAAATGTTCATTTGGGTTTGAGAAAGGAAAGTTCCTTGGGCATATTGTAGGAAAACAAAGTATAAAGGCTAATCCAAACAAAGTCAAGGCTGTTCTCGAAACCAAACCACCACGAAGCAAAAAAGAAgttgaaagcttaaacgggaagcttgcagccttaaAGC ctgaggaagccttcaaccagatgAAGCAACACCTTGCTTCACTCCCAAACATTGCAGCCCCAGAAACGGGAGAGTTGATCTCTGTATACCTTtcggttgctgaagaagcaataaGTGCGGTCCTCACCAGTGAACGAGACAAAgttcag accaccaacaaCGAAGCTGAATACGAAGCGTTGATAGCCGGCTTGAGGTTGGCTAAAGAAATGAAGGTTGAAAAGCTTGAAGTCTTCACAGACTCGTTGTTGGTGTCAAGTCAAGTGAACGACAGTTATGTTGCAAAGGAGCCAAATATGAAGAAATACAAAGAAAAATCAAAGGAGTTgatgaacaccttccaaacaTGTACCATCAAGCAAATTCCCTGGTCTCAAAATAAGAAAGCTGATGCTCTAAGCAAATTAGCTACTCTCACCTTTGCCCACCTCACAAAAAAGGTGTTGGTAGAAGTGTTGAAAACTCCATCAATCGAAGAGCCGGAAGTTCAAGACGTAATCACCGAAGAAGGCACCaattggatgactccaatcaaaAAATTCCTTAAAAATGGTGAGTTACCAACTGATCAAGCAGAAGCTGAAAGG TACTTGATCAAAGAGGTTCACGAAGGtatatgcggagctcattttggagctagatcGGTGGTTGCTAAACTAATGAACCTTGGGTATTTTTGGCCCACCATGCACCGAGACACCATTGAGCAAAGGAAGCGTGATTCCTGCCAAATTCATGCACTAGTCCCGAAAAGTCCCAAGCATGATCTTGTCCCaataacctcagcatggccattTCATAAATGGGGGATGGACATCGTTGGCCCATTCCCACCAGCCAAAGGTGGAGTAAAGTTCTTGTTGGTAGCCATagactacttcaccaagtggccTGAGGTTAAACCACTTGCAAAAATCATGGGCAGACAAGTCATTGAtttcgtttgggaaaacatcatttGTCGTTATGGATTGTCGAGAGTGCTTATCACCgacaatggaaagcaatttgcCGAGAAACCTTTCAGCGTTTGGTGCAAAGAATATAGAATAGCTCAGGTTTTCAGCTCGGTGGCATATCCACAATCAAACGGTCAAGTGGAAAGGATGAACATAACCATAGTTGAAAGGATCAAAGCCAGATTGGGAAG CCGTGATTccagctga